AGGCATTCAAACCCCATATTCACCGCCTCGAACGCTACAGGGGGCAACCACCGTGTTTTCCGCATTCATCCGCTCTCGTTGGGGCGTCATTTCGTTCGCGATTTTCCTTGGGCTCTGGATTCCGGTCGCGCATCGCCGGACGGTTTACGAATGCGGTCTCTCACTCTGGATTCTGTTAGCACCAGGCTTTATCACCTACGTTGCGCTTGCGCGGCCAGTTCTTTCAGTTCTTGCCGCCCTTGTACTTGTCGTCGTCTTTTCAGTTCGCCTGTACACGTTAGACGTTCCCTGGTTTTACGCTGGGCCGCCGTTCGCTCCGGATACCGTATTCATCAACATGACGGTCGCTACGGCGTGCTTCTGCATCAGCGTGATCGCTTCTACTGTGTACTTACTCAGGCCGAGTCTCCTGCGTACATGGCAGCCGGAAATCAATTCAGCAACCAAATAACAATGCAATGCACACCGCGTTGGTGGCTGTGCTCGTTTCGCTTTACCATAACGCGTGCGCCAACCGGGTGATTGGCGTCGTCAATCCTTCGGATCAACCAGGAGACACTCCATGGGAGCATGGGCGGAAGACACGTTTGGGAACGATAGTTCCTGTGATTGGATCGGCACTTTCCTGGATGATCCAGGATTGCCAGTCGTGAAGTCCGCTATCGAGGCCGTGCTGCAGTCAGACGATTACCTCGACAGCGATGATGCATGCGATTGCCTGGCGGCATGCGAGGTGCTCGCTCGCTTGCAGGGGAAATGGGGCGTACGCAACGCATACAGTGAAGAACTCGACAAATGGATCGAGGCCA
This region of Planctomycetaceae bacterium genomic DNA includes:
- a CDS encoding DUF4259 domain-containing protein, with translation MGAWAEDTFGNDSSCDWIGTFLDDPGLPVVKSAIEAVLQSDDYLDSDDACDCLAACEVLARLQGKWGVRNAYSEELDKWIEANPTSVPDDLKVSADLAIERILGEDSELPELWDEGGHNEDWHRAIDDLRYRIRG